A single region of the Hyalangium ruber genome encodes:
- a CDS encoding Ig-like domain-containing protein, with product MRTLVPLLAVGLVLAACELPSDDDASESKALERSLSAQVSAESTGNATFDPTLGAPACASVGPTCDSGELLVGRANLGPEPHAPNTVGGACADGTDGTYGTSASLERLSVSRSDGTALAVGKEVTLQATVRASTNYWAEVLDFYAAPDASSPSWTLVKTEWPSKSGLQVLSTSYVLPAGSRQVLRGVYRRLGENLSPCMPGSLNDHDDLVFEVALEPDSLPPSVALTIPSEGAIVRGYYPFKAEASDNFGVQRVEFYDGAALIGTVTRSPYSLYWNSRAVANGPHTLTARAYDVAGNIALSTPLNVLVDNDFVPPQVAFLTPVEGATVGETVSLEVNASDDRGLVNVDFYVARDTGGNVAFRHIGSANAPPYRVAWNARSSPDGPYVLQAIAHDSAGNVSPEALVHVVLENDLIPPATAITAPTSGASLSGTVSIEASASDNRQIVRVEFYVDGEPVGFDTTAPYAVSWDTAAMFTGSHTLTSRAYDTAGYSTESAPVTVQTNNPGNVRYDPGLKAPRCDTVKDRCDTLTLVKGRGPAGPERYAPNTLDGCIDGTRTDLGEAIQRIRVLREDGTPMAEGKRVRIEVDVHSTYDAWRYQYLELFSAANATQPAWTHITSIKLTTPGAQTLSAEYILPAGGLQAVRAKFGLFLSPTGVPCGTEPADGSWNDRDDVVFPVGQEPDTLPPQVALTAPAPQATVSGTVAVTAVASDNFGVVAVDFYDGQTLLGTDTSAPFSLSWATRSGPSGSHTLIARARDLAGNMALSQPVTVVVDNDLVVPTVAITSPAPGTLIPGTVELTVNATDDRAVTRVELYSGTRLLVTLPSAPYRYSWDTRSEWSGTHVLTARAYDAAGNVGISEEVAVLVVRDTTPPAVSITSPTASAAVAGTVTISANATDEFGVQRVEFLIDGQMVGTSTSAPYSFTWNTLTATIGNHTLTARATDIHGNAATSPGVSVKVDNLPPSVALTSPASGTTLVGVVSLAAEATDTTGVTRVDFFVDGALLASDTSAPYSVTWDSAGWVNGSHTLYARAYDGLGHMAVSPELTVNTSQPTSAVFDPVLRVPTCASTERLCDTLLLVKGRDGSESNAPNTLHGSCADGAELPESEKIHRIKVYSTTGSTFAQGQRVRVEVHVNAVNTATDALDLFYTSNANTPSWTHLATLVPSATGTQVLAAEYVLPAGFLQAVRAQFRVGGDASSACSTGARDDHDDLAFLVDSDPTVSITSPAHNAQVQGTVAVTATAADNYEVRRVEFYVDGILIGSDVGAPYQQNWNSTNMANGAHTLTAKAYDAGGRVGTSASVVVYTDNTPPTATLTAPAQGALLRGSAQLTATASDAQGVARVEFYDGATLIGTDTASPYALSWNTASAADGAHTLSVKAYDIAGNVRTSVSVGVTVDNTGPTTALTAPAPDAHLRKGLMLSASASDTHGVSKIEYYVDATLLGTYSSTSSMHLWDTQGVADGAHTLTVKAYDSLGNVTTSAGVAVIVDNTLPTTAITSPTQSARVGGTVQFTATATDNQAVDRVEFYAGERLVGTATSAPYSVSWNTTTEANYSIELRTKVYDRAGNYSLSAPAYYVTVDNLAPTVAITSPANGASLFLSATIQVSASDNTGITQVVFYDGTKVLGTDTSAPYSFSWGLLSVTKGNHTLTAKAYDAAGNVTTSAPITVKVN from the coding sequence ATGCGAACGCTGGTGCCATTGCTCGCGGTAGGACTCGTGCTCGCTGCCTGCGAGCTGCCCTCGGACGACGACGCGTCGGAGTCGAAAGCCCTGGAGCGGAGCCTGTCCGCGCAGGTGTCCGCCGAGAGCACCGGAAACGCGACGTTCGATCCGACGCTGGGAGCGCCCGCCTGCGCCAGCGTGGGCCCCACCTGTGACTCGGGGGAGCTGCTGGTGGGACGGGCGAACCTCGGCCCCGAGCCCCACGCCCCCAACACCGTGGGCGGCGCGTGCGCGGATGGAACGGACGGCACCTATGGCACCAGCGCCTCGCTGGAGCGGCTCTCCGTCTCCCGGAGCGATGGCACCGCGCTCGCGGTGGGCAAGGAGGTGACGCTCCAGGCCACGGTCCGCGCGAGCACGAACTACTGGGCCGAAGTGCTGGACTTCTACGCCGCGCCCGACGCGAGCAGCCCCAGCTGGACGCTCGTGAAGACGGAGTGGCCGAGCAAGAGCGGACTCCAGGTCCTGTCGACCTCGTACGTGCTCCCCGCCGGCTCGCGGCAGGTCCTCCGAGGTGTGTACCGCCGCCTCGGCGAGAACCTCTCGCCTTGCATGCCGGGCTCCCTGAATGACCATGACGACCTGGTCTTCGAGGTGGCCCTGGAGCCGGACTCCCTGCCCCCGAGTGTGGCGCTCACCATCCCCTCCGAGGGCGCCATCGTGCGGGGCTACTACCCCTTCAAGGCGGAGGCGAGCGACAACTTCGGCGTGCAACGTGTGGAGTTCTACGACGGCGCAGCCCTGATCGGCACGGTGACCCGCTCGCCCTATTCGCTGTACTGGAACAGCCGGGCGGTGGCCAACGGCCCCCACACCCTCACGGCGCGGGCGTATGACGTGGCCGGCAACATCGCCCTCTCTACTCCCCTCAACGTCCTCGTCGACAACGACTTCGTGCCGCCGCAGGTGGCGTTCCTCACGCCCGTGGAGGGCGCGACCGTGGGCGAGACCGTCTCCCTCGAGGTCAACGCCAGCGATGATCGCGGGCTGGTGAATGTGGACTTCTATGTGGCGCGCGATACGGGCGGCAACGTGGCCTTCCGCCACATCGGGAGCGCGAACGCCCCGCCGTACCGGGTGGCCTGGAATGCCCGCTCCTCGCCCGACGGCCCGTATGTCCTCCAGGCGATCGCCCATGACTCGGCCGGCAACGTCTCGCCCGAGGCCCTGGTACACGTGGTGCTGGAGAATGATCTGATCCCGCCCGCGACGGCGATCACCGCGCCGACCAGCGGAGCGAGTCTGAGCGGCACGGTCTCCATCGAGGCGAGCGCGAGCGACAACCGGCAGATCGTGCGCGTGGAGTTCTATGTGGATGGCGAGCCCGTCGGGTTCGACACGACGGCGCCGTACGCGGTGTCCTGGGACACGGCGGCCATGTTCACCGGCAGCCACACGCTGACGAGCCGGGCCTATGACACGGCGGGCTACTCGACGGAAAGCGCGCCCGTCACGGTCCAGACGAACAACCCGGGCAACGTGCGCTACGACCCGGGCTTGAAGGCGCCACGGTGCGACACCGTGAAGGACCGCTGCGACACCCTGACGCTGGTCAAGGGACGCGGGCCCGCGGGCCCCGAGCGGTACGCGCCCAACACCCTGGACGGGTGCATCGACGGCACACGCACCGACCTGGGCGAGGCCATCCAGCGGATCCGGGTACTCCGCGAGGACGGCACGCCCATGGCCGAGGGGAAGCGGGTTCGAATCGAGGTGGACGTGCACTCCACCTACGACGCGTGGCGCTACCAGTACCTGGAGCTGTTCTCGGCGGCGAATGCGACCCAGCCCGCGTGGACCCACATCACCAGCATCAAGCTGACGACCCCGGGCGCGCAGACGCTCTCGGCGGAGTACATCCTGCCCGCCGGAGGCCTGCAGGCCGTGCGCGCGAAGTTCGGCCTGTTCCTGTCCCCGACGGGCGTGCCCTGCGGCACGGAGCCGGCGGATGGCTCGTGGAACGATCGCGACGACGTGGTCTTCCCGGTCGGCCAGGAACCGGACACCCTCCCCCCTCAGGTCGCCCTCACCGCTCCCGCCCCGCAGGCGACGGTGAGCGGAACGGTCGCCGTGACGGCGGTGGCGAGCGACAACTTCGGAGTGGTGGCCGTGGACTTCTATGACGGGCAGACGCTGCTGGGCACGGATACCTCGGCCCCGTTCAGCCTGAGCTGGGCCACCCGGAGCGGCCCCAGTGGCAGCCACACGCTGATCGCGCGCGCCCGAGACCTGGCCGGAAACATGGCGCTCTCGCAGCCCGTAACGGTGGTGGTGGACAACGACCTGGTGGTGCCGACGGTCGCCATCACCTCCCCCGCCCCGGGCACCCTCATCCCTGGCACGGTGGAACTCACCGTGAACGCCACGGACGATCGGGCGGTCACCCGCGTCGAACTCTACAGCGGCACCCGGCTGCTCGTGACCCTCCCCTCCGCGCCGTACCGCTACTCCTGGGACACGCGGTCCGAATGGAGCGGCACGCACGTGCTGACCGCCCGGGCCTACGACGCAGCGGGCAACGTGGGGATCTCAGAGGAGGTGGCGGTGCTCGTCGTGCGCGACACCACGCCCCCGGCGGTGTCGATCACCTCGCCCACCGCCAGTGCGGCGGTCGCCGGGACGGTGACGATCTCCGCCAACGCCACGGACGAGTTCGGGGTGCAGCGGGTGGAGTTCCTGATCGACGGCCAGATGGTGGGGACCTCCACCTCCGCCCCCTACAGCTTCACCTGGAACACGCTGACCGCGACGATCGGCAACCACACGCTGACCGCGCGTGCCACCGACATCCACGGCAACGCCGCGACGTCGCCGGGGGTGAGCGTGAAGGTGGACAACCTGCCCCCGAGCGTGGCCCTCACCTCCCCGGCCAGCGGGACCACCCTCGTGGGTGTGGTCTCCCTCGCGGCGGAGGCCACGGACACCACGGGCGTCACCCGGGTGGACTTCTTCGTGGATGGGGCGCTGCTGGCGAGCGACACGAGCGCTCCCTACAGCGTGACCTGGGACAGCGCGGGGTGGGTCAACGGGAGCCACACCCTGTACGCCCGGGCCTATGACGGGCTGGGCCACATGGCCGTGAGCCCCGAGCTCACGGTGAACACGAGCCAGCCCACGAGCGCCGTGTTCGACCCCGTGCTCCGCGTGCCGACGTGTGCCTCGACCGAGCGCCTCTGCGACACCCTGCTGCTCGTGAAGGGCCGCGACGGCTCGGAGTCCAACGCGCCCAACACGCTCCACGGGAGCTGCGCCGACGGAGCGGAGCTGCCCGAGTCGGAGAAGATCCACCGGATCAAGGTGTACTCCACCACGGGCTCGACCTTCGCGCAGGGCCAGCGCGTCCGGGTCGAGGTCCACGTCAACGCCGTCAACACCGCCACGGACGCGCTCGACCTGTTCTACACCTCCAACGCGAACACCCCCTCGTGGACGCACCTGGCCACGCTGGTACCGAGCGCGACGGGGACCCAGGTGCTCGCCGCCGAGTACGTGCTGCCCGCAGGCTTCCTCCAGGCGGTGCGCGCCCAGTTCCGCGTGGGCGGCGACGCCAGCTCGGCGTGCAGCACGGGCGCTCGGGACGACCATGACGACCTGGCCTTCCTGGTGGACTCGGATCCGACGGTGTCGATCACCTCGCCCGCCCACAACGCGCAGGTGCAGGGCACCGTCGCGGTGACCGCGACCGCCGCCGACAACTACGAGGTGCGGCGCGTCGAGTTCTACGTGGACGGGATCCTGATCGGCTCGGACGTCGGCGCGCCCTACCAGCAGAACTGGAACAGCACGAACATGGCGAACGGCGCCCACACGCTCACCGCGAAGGCGTACGACGCCGGGGGGCGCGTCGGCACCTCCGCCTCGGTCGTGGTGTACACCGACAACACCCCGCCGACCGCGACGCTCACCGCGCCCGCGCAGGGTGCCCTCCTCCGAGGGAGCGCCCAGCTCACGGCCACCGCCAGCGACGCCCAGGGCGTGGCGCGGGTCGAGTTCTACGATGGCGCGACGCTGATCGGCACGGACACCGCCTCGCCCTACGCGCTGAGCTGGAACACCGCGAGCGCGGCGGACGGCGCCCACACGCTCTCGGTGAAGGCCTATGACATCGCGGGAAACGTCCGCACCTCCGTCTCGGTGGGAGTGACCGTCGACAACACCGGGCCGACGACGGCCCTCACCGCTCCGGCGCCAGATGCTCACCTCCGCAAGGGCCTCATGCTCAGCGCCAGCGCCAGCGACACTCACGGTGTCTCGAAGATCGAGTACTACGTCGACGCCACGCTGCTGGGTACGTACAGCTCCACGAGCTCCATGCACCTCTGGGACACCCAGGGCGTGGCGGACGGCGCCCATACGCTCACGGTGAAGGCGTATGACAGCCTGGGCAACGTGACGACCTCCGCCGGGGTGGCGGTGATCGTCGACAACACCCTGCCGACGACGGCGATCACCTCGCCGACGCAGAGCGCCCGGGTCGGAGGAACCGTCCAGTTCACCGCCACCGCCACCGACAACCAGGCGGTGGACCGGGTCGAGTTCTACGCGGGCGAGCGGTTGGTAGGGACGGCCACCTCCGCGCCCTACTCCGTGAGCTGGAACACGACGACCGAGGCCAACTACAGCATCGAGCTCAGGACGAAGGTCTATGACCGGGCTGGGAACTACAGCCTGTCCGCCCCGGCGTACTACGTCACCGTGGACAACCTCGCGCCCACCGTGGCCATCACCTCGCCGGCCAATGGGGCCTCGCTCTTCCTGAGCGCCACCATCCAGGTCAGCGCCAGCGACAACACGGGCATCACCCAGGTGGTCTTCTATGACGGGACCAAGGTCCTCGGCACCGACACCTCGGCCCCTTACAGCTTCAGCTGGGGCCTGCTCTCCGTGACCAAGGGCAACCACACCCTGACCGCCAAGGCCTATGACGCGGCGGGCAACGTGACGACCTCGGCCCCCATTACAGTGAAGGTGAACTGA